From Candidatus Binataceae bacterium, a single genomic window includes:
- a CDS encoding SBBP repeat-containing protein, whose product MRFVAHSGNLALFLTDKDTILRLVRSASRHPGSHNQKIGSAVLHLRPIGRNAHVAMRGEDPMRARVNYFMGRDPANWHTDIPTYAKVRERQVWRGVDLVWYGSEGQLECDFVLQPGADPRAIKLAIEGADSARAERDGSIAISTRGREMRLLKPVVYQTIDGMRHRVDGSYLLRRRKPGIYQLAFQVADYDRARALVIDPVITYLTYLGGTGAHTQDGYDSNSATGIVTDSSGNLYLTGGTYSLDLPVTANAYTPQLPYSASIYVSEINPNAPAASQLIYSSYFPADGQLTAGNLQTASIAVDSKGRIHLATNASSRGFPVSANAFQRSCPQVGKNCKSPAYAVIDPSLSGQNQLVYATFVGGSNSNGNNEDIVNAMAVDPATERAYLTGITQSGSFPVTSTAYSQSCANGCPNGEVFLAVLDPTQSGNASLIYSTYLGGSQTSEVDDSGYAVAVDGSGRAYLTGFAGETDFPVTANAFQSTCSGSPFCNTSFISLIDPSESGTNSLVYSSYLFNDAQTGGIAVDSNDDVYVAGIPGGANTIQTTTGAFQAACPNASAFNCGFFVTKMDLTRTPANQLVYSTYVAGTTFPYTGGYFAQNTGIAVDSNHNAIVAGPTGFSDFPTPNGLVTSCPNGCSDENDVVFVLNSTGTALDYGTYLGGSNGSNGYWVATNSNGDAYVAGSTGSSDFPVSSNALDATCVACAGSGSTGFVSELNPAASGSASLLYSSFVGGSGRPEYFSPGPPEVATSMAVDNNGDAFIVGDTNSIDFPVVGGLPSADQGVCPGDTSNCPGAAFVAKFAPAGNGDFTLVYSTYLGGNAKTSGNSIAIDGLGDAYIAGATESTTGHFPLVNAYQSACPACANSPAGSDGYVAELNPNGNGLLYSTYFGSVAGTPISAEITNVTSAVAIGLDNNGNIFFTGGTDATDLPTTTSAFQSNCPALVDSDRPCNSTFLAELNPSLTDQLVYSSFMSGTTATSAAAAAENEPLTGSIGLAVDSKGKPYISGTSNESDLPTTTGVLNTGPCAAADCGFVAKFDTTQSGAGSLVYSTLLTGSTGITSLARLAVDSAGDAYVTGGSIASDYPVKNGYQGTCPDCVNERTSAVVSELNPTAGGLIYSTYLGGTSDPYLGIADPSEVGVGIGVTSSGNIVVSGISDSDTFPLSADAFNPCPGSFVTELNPNTAPANQLVFSSCLDNATDFAVASAIGSAVVPFDTSIYIAGGTASAALQVTADAFQNQCHQCTFDAYNGYFGVLAPQGAVTETPTPTSTATGSPSPTATATATGSTTPTATSSASATATSTPTISATATPTRSATQTPTATASSSPTATATATVSPSPTPTATSSTGPTQIPTPTSTPTSALGGDAALIDKGSSVVSPGSSSDLGTFQYSPSDTGEQVVSSATVSVSRPGIFTSLTLTASLGVNQVGSTTVTVPDITSTTVFTFSPPLTIPSGGGISLSFELSGTIAPHQLGSLDNVRLAGIASFNSKSRFSSETSLTLALAMFGFAILPLGIRTRRRATFMVASLIVLSAALAGCGGSSGAPATSESSTQKITLLAVTENEVPVGVSGLPIDLGTITVR is encoded by the coding sequence GTGCGCTTCGTAGCCCACAGCGGCAACCTGGCGCTGTTCCTGACGGACAAAGACACGATCCTGCGGCTGGTTCGCTCGGCATCGCGCCACCCGGGTTCACACAACCAGAAGATCGGTTCGGCGGTATTGCATCTGCGGCCCATAGGCAGAAATGCGCACGTCGCTATGCGCGGCGAAGACCCGATGCGGGCGCGGGTCAACTATTTCATGGGTCGCGATCCTGCGAACTGGCATACCGACATTCCGACCTACGCGAAGGTCCGAGAGCGGCAGGTTTGGCGTGGTGTCGATCTGGTTTGGTACGGCAGCGAGGGACAGCTCGAATGCGATTTCGTGCTACAGCCCGGCGCGGATCCGCGCGCGATCAAGCTTGCAATCGAAGGCGCAGACTCGGCGCGCGCCGAGCGCGATGGCAGTATCGCGATTTCAACGCGTGGGCGGGAGATGCGGCTGCTGAAGCCCGTCGTTTATCAGACCATCGATGGTATGCGGCATCGGGTCGATGGTTCATACCTTCTTAGGCGCCGGAAGCCTGGCATCTATCAACTCGCCTTCCAGGTTGCCGACTACGATCGCGCACGCGCTCTCGTAATCGATCCCGTCATCACTTACCTGACGTATCTTGGCGGCACAGGAGCGCATACCCAGGACGGATACGACAGCAACAGCGCGACGGGAATCGTAACTGATTCGTCGGGCAATCTTTACCTAACAGGCGGCACGTATTCGCTCGATCTGCCCGTCACCGCGAATGCCTACACGCCGCAGTTGCCCTATTCGGCGTCGATCTATGTGAGCGAGATAAACCCAAATGCGCCGGCGGCAAGCCAACTCATTTACTCAAGCTATTTTCCCGCCGACGGACAGTTGACCGCGGGTAATCTTCAGACAGCGTCGATCGCCGTCGATTCCAAGGGCCGCATCCATCTTGCGACTAATGCCTCGAGCCGCGGCTTTCCAGTTAGCGCCAACGCTTTTCAGCGAAGCTGCCCGCAGGTTGGCAAAAACTGCAAGTCTCCGGCATACGCAGTGATCGATCCATCGCTCAGCGGACAAAATCAACTCGTGTATGCAACTTTCGTTGGAGGCAGCAATTCCAACGGCAACAACGAGGACATCGTAAACGCGATGGCGGTCGATCCCGCGACCGAGCGTGCATATTTGACCGGGATAACCCAAAGCGGAAGTTTTCCGGTTACCTCGACTGCATATAGTCAGAGTTGCGCGAATGGATGCCCAAACGGTGAAGTTTTCCTTGCTGTTCTCGATCCAACTCAATCGGGTAATGCATCGCTAATCTATTCGACATACCTCGGCGGATCCCAGACTTCCGAAGTTGATGACAGTGGATACGCGGTCGCAGTTGATGGTAGCGGCAGAGCCTACTTAACCGGGTTCGCAGGCGAGACGGATTTCCCTGTGACGGCGAACGCATTTCAGTCGACCTGTAGCGGAAGTCCTTTCTGCAATACTTCATTTATTTCGCTGATCGATCCGAGCGAGTCAGGTACCAACTCGCTCGTGTACTCGAGCTATCTGTTCAACGATGCGCAGACAGGCGGCATCGCAGTGGATTCCAACGATGACGTTTACGTCGCGGGGATCCCGGGCGGTGCCAACACGATCCAAACCACGACTGGTGCGTTTCAAGCTGCATGTCCGAACGCGTCGGCATTTAACTGCGGCTTCTTTGTCACCAAGATGGACTTGACGCGGACTCCGGCGAATCAACTTGTCTATTCAACCTACGTAGCCGGCACGACGTTCCCCTACACGGGCGGCTACTTTGCTCAGAATACCGGCATCGCTGTCGATTCGAATCACAATGCGATCGTTGCGGGCCCGACCGGCTTCTCGGATTTCCCTACACCGAATGGTTTGGTGACTTCCTGCCCCAACGGCTGCAGCGACGAAAACGATGTCGTGTTCGTGCTCAATTCCACCGGCACCGCGCTCGACTACGGCACATACCTGGGTGGATCTAATGGCTCGAATGGCTATTGGGTTGCAACTAACTCCAATGGTGATGCATATGTCGCCGGCAGCACCGGATCCTCCGATTTCCCGGTCAGCAGCAACGCGTTGGATGCCACCTGCGTCGCATGCGCCGGCAGTGGAAGCACGGGCTTCGTCAGCGAACTCAATCCCGCGGCATCGGGCAGCGCGTCTCTGCTCTATTCCTCGTTCGTCGGCGGCAGTGGCCGTCCGGAATACTTCTCGCCCGGACCACCGGAGGTCGCCACGTCGATGGCCGTGGACAACAATGGCGACGCATTTATCGTAGGCGATACCAACTCAATTGATTTTCCAGTGGTGGGCGGATTGCCATCGGCCGACCAGGGCGTATGCCCCGGCGATACGTCGAATTGTCCGGGCGCCGCCTTCGTTGCGAAGTTTGCTCCCGCAGGAAATGGGGATTTCACTCTGGTTTACTCGACGTATCTGGGCGGCAACGCGAAGACCAGCGGCAACAGTATCGCGATCGACGGCCTGGGTGATGCCTACATCGCCGGCGCCACGGAATCGACCACTGGCCACTTTCCCCTCGTTAATGCATATCAGTCGGCTTGCCCTGCCTGCGCAAATTCTCCGGCGGGCTCCGACGGGTATGTCGCCGAACTGAACCCAAATGGAAATGGGCTCCTGTATTCCACTTATTTTGGAAGTGTCGCGGGTACCCCAATCTCAGCGGAAATTACCAACGTCACATCGGCAGTAGCAATCGGGCTGGATAACAACGGCAATATCTTTTTCACCGGCGGCACGGACGCAACCGACCTGCCAACAACCACAAGTGCATTCCAGTCAAACTGTCCGGCGCTGGTTGACTCCGACCGTCCGTGCAATTCAACTTTCCTGGCCGAGCTGAATCCAAGTCTTACGGATCAGCTCGTTTATTCGAGTTTTATGAGCGGCACCACTGCCACTTCAGCAGCCGCTGCCGCGGAAAATGAACCGCTGACCGGTTCGATCGGCTTAGCGGTCGACTCGAAGGGCAAACCTTATATTTCGGGCACCAGCAACGAGAGTGACTTACCGACAACAACCGGTGTCCTCAATACCGGCCCGTGCGCGGCCGCGGACTGCGGTTTCGTCGCCAAGTTCGATACGACGCAGAGCGGAGCTGGTTCACTGGTATATTCGACCCTGCTAACCGGCTCGACTGGGATAACGAGCCTGGCACGCCTGGCTGTTGATTCCGCCGGCGACGCCTACGTCACGGGAGGTTCGATTGCCAGCGATTACCCGGTCAAAAACGGATACCAGGGCACATGCCCGGATTGCGTCAACGAGCGCACGAGCGCCGTCGTCAGCGAGCTGAATCCAACCGCTGGCGGACTCATATATTCGACATATCTCGGAGGAACCTCGGACCCGTATCTCGGCATCGCGGATCCTTCGGAAGTTGGCGTCGGGATCGGAGTGACATCCTCGGGAAATATCGTCGTTTCAGGAATTTCGGACTCAGATACTTTCCCGTTGTCCGCCGATGCTTTCAATCCGTGCCCCGGTTCGTTTGTCACAGAACTGAACCCCAACACGGCGCCGGCCAATCAACTCGTATTCTCAAGCTGCCTTGATAACGCGACGGATTTCGCAGTGGCATCAGCTATTGGCTCCGCCGTCGTTCCCTTTGACACAAGTATCTACATTGCCGGTGGCACAGCGTCGGCAGCTTTACAAGTCACGGCCGATGCATTTCAGAACCAATGCCACCAATGTACTTTCGATGCGTACAATGGGTATTTTGGGGTACTCGCGCCGCAGGGAGCAGTAACAGAGACGCCAACTCCGACGTCGACCGCCACTGGATCTCCTTCTCCCACCGCGACAGCGACCGCGACCGGAAGTACGACGCCCACTGCGACTTCATCTGCCAGCGCAACTGCGACGTCGACACCAACTATTTCAGCGACTGCAACTCCAACGCGATCCGCAACGCAAACGCCGACTGCTACTGCTTCGTCGTCGCCGACCGCCACGGCAACTGCGACAGTCAGTCCGTCACCAACGCCCACTGCAACTTCTTCTACAGGGCCGACGCAGATCCCAACTCCTACCTCGACTCCGACTTCGGCACTGGGCGGCGATGCCGCTTTAATCGACAAAGGTAGCAGCGTCGTCTCGCCGGGATCGTCGAGCGATCTTGGCACCTTTCAGTACTCACCCTCGGATACTGGCGAGCAGGTAGTGTCGTCGGCTACGGTATCGGTGAGCCGGCCCGGCATTTTCACTTCGCTGACATTGACGGCATCACTCGGCGTTAATCAAGTTGGCAGCACGACCGTAACTGTACCGGATATCACTTCGACGACTGTGTTTACATTCTCGCCGCCACTGACTATTCCGTCAGGCGGTGGAATATCCCTGAGCTTCGAGTTGAGCGGCACGATCGCGCCGCATCAGCTCGGCAGTCTAGACAACGTGAGGCTCGCGGGCATCGCCAGCTTCAACAGCAAGAGCAGATTCAGCTCGGAGACCAGCCTTACACTTGCGCTCGCGATGTTCGGCTTCGCGATCCTCCCGCTCGGCATCAGAACTCGGCGGCGCGCCACCTTCATGGTGGCTTCGCTCATCGTTCTCTCGGCCGCTCTCGCCGGATGCGGCGGATCGAGCGGCGCTCCAGCCACATCGGAATCCTCGACTCAGAAAATAACGCTATTAGCAGTCACGGAAAATGAAGTTCCGGTGGGAGTGAGCGGTCTGCCGATCGATCTCGGCACGATCACAGTCAGGTAG
- a CDS encoding NAD-dependent succinate-semialdehyde dehydrogenase → MVLRDNELLRQRCYINGKWIAADGGSISEIQNPANGETLGTVPTLGASETRSAIAAADAAFPAWRAKTAKERSTILRRWFELCLQNQEDLATIMTLEQGKPLAEARGEVAYGAAFIEWFAEEARRIYGDVIPAPSRDRRIVVLKEPIGVAAAITPWNFPIAMITRKAGAALAAGCTIVIKPAPATPYSALALAELGDRAGLPAGTLNVITGDEIAIGRELCASPVVRKLSFTGSTEVGRILIQQSAPTIKKLSLELGGNAPCIVFDDADLERAVAGVMASKFRNGGQTCVCANRILVQRGIYDRFAAKLLEAIKALVVGNGMDEGTTIGPLIDRDAIEKVERHIADAVRTGARIAHGGQRHPLGGTFFQPTLLLDVPLSARLMKEETFGPVAPLTPFTDEKDAITIANDTEYGLAAYFYSRDIGRIWRIAEALEYGMIGINEGIISTEVAPFGGMKQSGIGREGSKYGIEEYLEIKYLCMGGI, encoded by the coding sequence ATGGTTCTTCGCGACAACGAGTTGTTGCGCCAGCGATGCTACATAAATGGAAAGTGGATCGCGGCGGATGGCGGTTCAATATCCGAAATTCAAAATCCTGCAAACGGAGAAACGCTAGGGACCGTACCAACTCTCGGCGCGTCCGAGACGCGAAGCGCAATTGCAGCGGCAGATGCGGCCTTCCCGGCTTGGCGCGCGAAGACCGCCAAGGAACGTTCGACGATCCTGCGCCGATGGTTCGAGCTGTGTTTGCAGAATCAAGAGGATCTCGCGACGATTATGACCTTGGAGCAGGGCAAACCGCTCGCGGAGGCGCGCGGCGAGGTCGCATACGGCGCCGCATTCATCGAATGGTTCGCCGAGGAGGCCCGGCGCATTTATGGCGATGTGATCCCGGCACCCAGTCGCGACCGCCGGATTGTCGTGCTCAAGGAGCCGATCGGCGTCGCGGCGGCGATTACGCCATGGAATTTTCCGATCGCGATGATCACGCGCAAGGCCGGGGCGGCGCTGGCCGCAGGATGCACAATAGTGATCAAGCCGGCGCCAGCTACGCCTTACTCGGCGCTGGCTCTCGCCGAGCTCGGGGATCGTGCCGGCTTGCCGGCGGGCACTCTCAACGTCATCACGGGCGATGAGATCGCGATTGGGCGCGAGCTGTGTGCCAGTCCCGTTGTGCGGAAACTTTCGTTCACCGGTTCAACTGAGGTTGGGCGCATTCTGATCCAGCAATCCGCGCCGACGATCAAGAAGCTCTCGCTCGAGCTTGGCGGTAACGCACCCTGCATCGTGTTCGACGACGCCGACCTCGAGCGCGCGGTCGCGGGAGTCATGGCCTCGAAATTCCGCAACGGCGGTCAGACCTGCGTCTGCGCCAATCGCATCCTGGTGCAACGAGGAATCTATGATCGTTTCGCGGCGAAGCTCCTCGAAGCAATCAAGGCCCTTGTGGTTGGCAACGGAATGGATGAGGGCACGACCATCGGGCCGCTGATCGACCGTGACGCCATCGAAAAGGTTGAACGTCACATCGCGGACGCGGTTCGTACTGGTGCGCGCATCGCCCATGGCGGCCAGCGTCATCCACTCGGCGGCACCTTCTTTCAGCCAACCCTGCTGCTTGACGTTCCGCTTAGCGCCCGTCTGATGAAGGAGGAGACCTTCGGCCCGGTCGCACCGCTTACCCCCTTCACTGATGAAAAAGATGCAATCACGATCGCCAATGATACTGAGTATGGGCTGGCCGCGTATTTCTATAGTCGTGATATCGGACGGATATGGCGAATTGCGGAAGCGCTTGAGTATGGAATGATCGGAATTAACGAGGGCATCATTTCAACCGAAGTGGCGCCATTTGGCGGTATGAAGCAGTCGGGTATCGGCCGCGAAGGGTCAAAGTACGGAATCGAGGAGTATCTCGAAATCAAGTATTTGTGTATGGGAGGCATTTGA
- a CDS encoding cyclic nucleotide-binding domain-containing protein has translation MAMTGLDEIAIVALLGLLTTSSSIAGAAMGLYAPLSKRMLACVLAFAAGALISALAIDLAFEGATELHQQGFRANEAWAFVGSGFALGAIIYYFTSLFLDQKGAAIRNPTRFREYALGVKQKDAKDTIRLLSKCDLLRHLPPEEIENLLPCVRPRHLEPNEILFRAGDTGDALYIVAHGKVEVLSAAENDPSGKVVPSQKLAELGEGKAFGEMALLSGLPRTATIQSSAETELLEIGKEDFDNLLKNDHQLASAVRRLSHERAISNLSSGGSNPSRWVRVATSNLDHVSRDEAAKILAEAGHGAGLAIVLGNILDTIPGCLVIGAKFAGLATMSVTLIVGMFVGGIPEAAASAAMLKRAGYSALSIFALWSTVLVAGMVAAAFGKAFIGSGSHLAIFFQALAGGAVLALVAHAMIPESIHEGGSLIVLPTVAGFIFALWLALAQSLT, from the coding sequence ATGGCGATGACCGGGCTCGACGAGATCGCGATCGTTGCTCTGCTCGGCCTGCTTACGACCTCGTCGTCGATCGCCGGCGCAGCGATGGGACTCTACGCGCCGCTTTCGAAGCGGATGCTGGCCTGCGTCCTGGCCTTCGCCGCGGGCGCGTTGATCAGTGCGCTGGCCATCGATCTAGCATTCGAAGGCGCGACCGAATTGCATCAGCAGGGGTTCCGCGCCAATGAAGCCTGGGCCTTTGTCGGGAGCGGCTTCGCCCTGGGTGCGATAATCTACTATTTCACTTCGTTGTTTCTCGATCAGAAGGGCGCGGCGATACGCAATCCAACACGATTTCGCGAATATGCTCTGGGCGTGAAACAGAAGGACGCGAAAGATACTATCCGGTTGCTGTCGAAGTGCGATCTGCTACGGCATTTGCCGCCTGAAGAGATCGAAAATCTATTGCCCTGCGTTCGCCCCCGGCATCTGGAACCGAATGAGATCCTGTTCCGTGCCGGCGACACTGGAGACGCGCTTTACATAGTCGCGCACGGGAAGGTGGAGGTCCTGTCCGCGGCTGAGAACGATCCGTCCGGGAAGGTAGTGCCCAGTCAGAAGCTCGCTGAGCTTGGCGAGGGGAAAGCATTCGGTGAAATGGCGCTGCTCAGCGGATTGCCTCGTACGGCGACGATTCAATCATCCGCGGAAACCGAGCTGCTCGAAATCGGAAAAGAAGATTTCGACAACCTTCTTAAGAATGACCACCAGTTGGCCAGCGCCGTGCGGCGGCTGAGTCACGAGCGAGCAATCAGCAACTTGAGCTCGGGCGGCTCCAACCCGTCGCGCTGGGTGCGGGTAGCGACGAGCAATCTCGATCATGTCAGCCGCGACGAAGCGGCCAAAATACTGGCTGAAGCTGGTCATGGAGCTGGATTGGCTATCGTACTGGGAAATATTCTCGATACGATTCCCGGATGCCTCGTGATCGGCGCGAAATTCGCCGGTCTGGCGACTATGTCGGTGACGCTGATCGTCGGAATGTTCGTGGGCGGAATTCCAGAAGCCGCGGCGAGCGCCGCGATGCTCAAGCGGGCCGGCTACAGCGCGCTATCAATCTTCGCGTTGTGGTCGACGGTCCTCGTCGCTGGAATGGTCGCGGCAGCTTTTGGAAAGGCATTCATAGGTTCAGGCTCCCACCTTGCAATCTTCTTCCAGGCGCTCGCCGGTGGCGCGGTGCTCGCACTCGTTGCGCATGCGATGATTCCCGAATCAATTCACGAGGGTGGATCCTTGATCGTCCTGCCGACAGTCGCTGGTTTCATATTCGCCTTGTGGCTCGCCCTTGCTCAGTCATTGACTTGA
- a CDS encoding P-II family nitrogen regulator — MKRIEIVIENATLDRFTEAARALQLDDFDVTEVRRAPSTQRQNRQRLYRGHEYAVDLVDRLKVDLNVADTEAEKIARTLLTSVNPESIMILRLDPISPYTERQALDLAPVAPRESAASALH, encoded by the coding sequence ATGAAACGAATTGAGATTGTTATCGAAAACGCCACTCTCGACCGCTTCACCGAGGCGGCGCGAGCGCTTCAACTGGACGACTTCGATGTCACCGAGGTTCGTCGGGCACCGTCAACGCAACGCCAAAATCGTCAACGCCTCTATCGCGGTCATGAATACGCGGTCGATCTCGTGGACAGGCTCAAGGTCGACCTCAACGTCGCCGATACCGAGGCCGAGAAAATCGCTCGCACGCTGCTCACGAGCGTTAACCCGGAGTCGATCATGATCCTTCGGCTCGATCCGATCTCTCCATATACGGAGCGTCAAGCCCTCGACCTCGCGCCCGTGGCGCCTCGAGAGAGTGCAGCTTCCGCCCTTCATTGA